A stretch of the Planktothricoides raciborskii GIHE-MW2 genome encodes the following:
- a CDS encoding YgiT-type zinc finger protein: MYGYRCEYCEGTVQPRTVKHEAFKHRDGFVILENVTIGVCDNCGNRYYSANIIHTVHQVATGEKSPERTEQIPVTHLESA, encoded by the coding sequence ATGTACGGATACAGATGTGAATATTGCGAAGGGACAGTTCAACCTCGCACGGTCAAGCATGAAGCATTTAAGCATCGAGATGGGTTTGTGATTTTGGAGAATGTAACCATCGGAGTCTGCGACAACTGCGGTAATCGTTATTATTCAGCTAACATTATCCATACGGTTCATCAGGTGGCAACCGGAGAAAAATCCCCAGAAAGAACCGAACAAATTCCGGTAACGCATTTAGAATCTGCTTAA
- a CDS encoding Eco57I restriction-modification methylase domain-containing protein — translation MANQQKPNKPLFSQHYLDHRLQDCPEWAENVAVGFNQLNSLYLSKKDLLPSLSEAQTEEIFIKPALEILGFSYITQVKTRGKGRTQRPDYALFDNESDRDAAFALQNDETAFYPRVKAIAEAKYWERPLSKVSANDNRDIYKNENPSFQITNYLTGTGVDWGILTNGREWRLYYRQASSTATEFYPVDLVELLENAAPDRVNKLDQFKYFWLFFRQEAFVKDSQGRNFLERVREGSTTYATRVGNELKALVFDRLFPDLAGGFVANASRQKKAVEADKVYEATLSFLYKLLFLLYAEARNLLPIDGDYRDYSLIQLTQEVAQSIDTQKKLSQTSTAMYDRLLSLFQIVDRGDSGLGVPRYNGGLFHFDFYQPEDSSEHRANHFLSQFKIADAVLAPVLDRLARFEGQPIDYSFLGVRQLGSIYEGLLEYRIAIDPPQPPFSKGGEGVKVYLENDKGERKATGSYYTPEYIVKYIVSHTIKPILQQRKERFEGLMGQIAQLRDRLKDQRLGQQSLRGLQKDLQRLEREAQSTLLDIKVCDPAMGSGHFLVEAVDYLTDELSTILSEYPEHNPVLEMLDQTRESILNNLAQQSITINPDRLEPTQLLQRVVMKRCIYGVDLNPMAVELAKVSLWLHSFTIGAPLSFLDHHLRCGNSLIGTTAREAEAKMMQEESGQFNLLTGPFVGLLTAAEIMRGVSVLSDATFAEVEQSERLFRSFDEAAKPYKRLLDIYVSQFFGVKEADKFLRVYGTDAITANPEKMKKPDKTVYQEAQKISEEKRFFHWDLEFPEVFIDLENASWHENAGFDAVVGNPPYINAIQLNQNLSVFEKPYWKNQFKSAAGAYDIYIIFVEKGINLVKKNGISGMIIPNKFLSAPYAQAFREYIINHKHFLRLLNVSYLPIFADPSIYPVVSMFQSSTPNQEYEIIIESMASNFKATSIVHQRSSYLSKLPDCIWGFLISNFLELALKIESQSVKLEQIAVVNASSTAAEADAYSQALVDRKNEHCIKFINTGLIDRWTITWGIETLTHQRVKILTPYLDMSNSVISAKRKSQYKNPKIIFSKISKYPEVFCDLLGEYASANTNFAYKSDYSLGYLSAILNSHLIAFVYDIYFGSLVMSGGYFQFQAPQLKTIPIRKINFTTPSDRRQQALENTINLYQQYQKNGQLDPLLTQVNHHLNQQPEEADVIHDLLAYLAEQMLELNKQKQAEIKGFLQWLERFIGYPIDNLTNKSKIQNYLRDYYKEELHLSFDEFIEILKKNKKKINIDPVARKDQQTLAKEYQASLDILLPIKTQLMRCDRLIDAIVYQLYGLTDKEIAIVEGKSETH, via the coding sequence ATGGCAAATCAACAAAAACCCAACAAACCGCTATTTTCACAACATTATTTAGATCACCGTCTCCAAGACTGTCCAGAATGGGCGGAAAATGTAGCGGTGGGGTTTAACCAGTTGAATAGCCTTTATTTATCGAAAAAAGATTTACTGCCCAGCCTCAGCGAAGCCCAAACTGAGGAAATTTTTATTAAACCCGCGTTGGAAATTTTGGGATTTAGTTATATTACTCAGGTGAAAACTCGCGGTAAAGGTCGCACACAACGTCCCGATTATGCTTTATTTGATAATGAGAGCGATCGCGATGCTGCTTTTGCGCTACAAAATGATGAAACAGCTTTTTATCCCAGGGTGAAGGCGATCGCCGAGGCGAAATATTGGGAACGTCCTTTAAGCAAAGTTTCGGCTAACGATAACCGAGATATTTATAAGAATGAAAACCCCTCGTTTCAGATTACTAATTATCTCACCGGAACCGGGGTGGATTGGGGGATTTTAACCAATGGTCGAGAATGGCGGCTATATTATCGCCAAGCATCTTCAACCGCTACAGAATTTTATCCAGTGGATTTGGTAGAACTACTGGAAAACGCTGCCCCAGATCGGGTTAATAAATTAGATCAGTTTAAATATTTTTGGCTATTTTTTCGCCAGGAAGCATTTGTTAAAGATTCTCAAGGACGCAATTTTTTAGAACGAGTCCGCGAAGGCAGTACGACTTATGCGACCAGAGTCGGAAATGAGTTAAAAGCTTTGGTGTTCGATCGCCTATTTCCTGATTTAGCGGGGGGTTTTGTGGCGAATGCTTCCCGACAGAAAAAAGCGGTGGAAGCGGACAAGGTTTATGAGGCAACTTTATCCTTTCTTTATAAGTTGTTATTTTTGCTTTATGCGGAAGCGAGAAATCTGTTACCCATTGACGGGGATTATCGGGATTATAGTTTAATTCAGTTAACCCAAGAAGTTGCTCAAAGTATAGATACTCAGAAAAAATTGAGCCAAACTTCTACGGCAATGTACGATCGCCTCTTGAGTTTATTTCAAATTGTCGATCGCGGCGATTCCGGGTTAGGAGTTCCTCGCTATAATGGCGGTTTATTTCACTTTGATTTTTATCAGCCAGAAGATAGTAGCGAACACCGGGCAAATCATTTTTTATCTCAATTTAAAATAGCGGATGCGGTACTAGCCCCAGTTTTAGATCGCTTGGCGCGATTTGAAGGACAGCCAATCGATTATAGTTTTTTGGGAGTGCGGCAACTGGGGTCTATTTATGAGGGTTTGTTGGAATATCGGATCGCGATCGATCCCCCCCAGCCCCCCTTTTCTAAGGGGGGAGAAGGAGTAAAAGTTTATTTAGAAAATGACAAAGGAGAACGAAAAGCCACCGGGTCTTATTATACTCCAGAATATATTGTGAAGTATATTGTCAGCCACACGATTAAGCCGATTTTGCAACAGCGAAAAGAACGGTTTGAGGGATTGATGGGGCAAATAGCCCAATTGCGCGATCGCTTAAAAGATCAGCGGTTAGGGCAGCAAAGTCTCAGGGGATTGCAAAAAGATTTACAACGCTTAGAACGAGAAGCCCAAAGCACGTTACTGGATATCAAAGTCTGCGATCCGGCAATGGGTAGCGGTCACTTTTTAGTGGAAGCGGTGGATTATTTGACCGATGAGTTAAGCACGATTTTAAGCGAATATCCCGAACATAATCCAGTGTTAGAAATGCTGGATCAAACTCGTGAAAGTATCTTAAATAATTTAGCGCAGCAAAGCATTACTATTAATCCCGATCGACTAGAACCCACTCAACTGTTACAACGGGTGGTAATGAAACGCTGTATTTATGGGGTGGATTTAAACCCAATGGCAGTCGAGTTGGCGAAAGTTAGCTTATGGTTACATTCGTTTACTATTGGCGCACCTTTGAGTTTTTTAGACCATCATTTGCGCTGTGGAAATTCGCTGATTGGCACAACAGCGAGAGAAGCAGAAGCGAAGATGATGCAGGAAGAAAGCGGTCAGTTCAATTTATTAACCGGGCCGTTTGTGGGTTTATTGACAGCGGCGGAAATTATGCGCGGGGTGAGTGTTTTAAGTGATGCGACCTTTGCGGAAGTTGAGCAAAGCGAACGGTTATTTCGGTCTTTCGATGAGGCAGCAAAACCTTATAAGCGTTTGTTAGATATTTATGTGTCTCAGTTTTTTGGGGTGAAGGAAGCGGATAAGTTTTTGCGGGTCTATGGAACTGATGCAATTACGGCTAATCCTGAAAAGATGAAGAAACCAGATAAAACGGTTTATCAGGAAGCGCAAAAAATTAGTGAGGAAAAACGGTTTTTTCATTGGGATTTAGAATTTCCAGAGGTGTTTATTGATTTGGAAAATGCCAGTTGGCATGAAAATGCCGGGTTTGATGCCGTAGTGGGTAATCCTCCTTATATAAATGCTATTCAGCTAAATCAAAATCTTTCTGTTTTTGAAAAGCCGTATTGGAAAAATCAATTTAAGTCTGCTGCTGGAGCTTATGATATCTATATTATATTCGTAGAAAAAGGAATTAATTTAGTCAAGAAAAATGGCATTTCAGGAATGATTATACCTAATAAATTTTTGTCAGCGCCTTATGCCCAAGCTTTTAGAGAATATATTATTAATCATAAACATTTTTTAAGATTACTGAATGTATCTTATTTGCCGATCTTTGCCGATCCATCAATATATCCAGTTGTTTCTATGTTCCAATCTAGCACACCAAATCAAGAGTATGAAATTATCATTGAATCAATGGCATCCAATTTTAAAGCAACAAGTATTGTTCACCAACGGAGTAGTTATTTAAGCAAATTACCCGATTGTATTTGGGGTTTTCTCATTTCCAATTTTTTGGAATTGGCATTAAAGATTGAAAGTCAATCAGTCAAACTTGAGCAAATTGCTGTTGTTAATGCCTCCAGTACAGCCGCAGAAGCGGACGCTTATTCTCAAGCTTTAGTGGATCGTAAAAATGAACATTGTATCAAGTTTATCAATACTGGTTTAATTGACAGGTGGACTATTACCTGGGGAATAGAAACATTAACTCATCAAAGAGTTAAAATTTTAACTCCATATTTAGATATGAGTAATTCTGTAATATCTGCGAAACGTAAAAGCCAATACAAAAATCCTAAAATTATTTTTTCAAAAATTTCCAAATATCCAGAAGTATTTTGTGATTTACTCGGTGAGTATGCTTCAGCTAACACTAATTTTGCTTATAAATCCGATTATTCACTTGGTTACTTATCTGCTATTTTAAATAGTCACTTAATTGCGTTTGTTTATGATATTTATTTTGGTAGTCTGGTTATGAGTGGAGGATATTTCCAATTTCAAGCGCCGCAATTAAAAACAATTCCCATCCGTAAAATCAACTTTACCACTCCAAGCGATCGCCGACAACAAGCCCTGGAAAATACGATTAACCTCTACCAGCAATATCAAAAAAATGGCCAACTTGACCCACTTTTAACCCAAGTCAACCATCACCTCAACCAACAGCCAGAAGAAGCGGATGTGATTCACGATCTGTTAGCTTATCTAGCGGAACAAATGCTAGAACTGAACAAACAAAAACAAGCGGAAATTAAAGGTTTCTTGCAATGGCTAGAACGCTTCATCGGTTACCCCATTGACAACCTCACCAACAAATCAAAAATTCAAAACTACTTAAGAGACTATTACAAAGAAGAACTTCATCTCAGCTTTGATGAATTCATCGAAATCTTGAAGAAAAATAAAAAGAAAATTAACATCGACCCGGTAGCCCGCAAAGACCAGCAAACTTTGGCCAAAGAATATCAAGCCAGCTTAGATATCTTACTGCCAATTAAAACTCAACTGATGCGGTGCGATCGCTTAATCGATGCCATTGTCTATCAACTCTATGGCTTAACCGATAAGGAAATTGCTATTGTAGAGGGGAAGTCAGAGACCCACTAA
- a CDS encoding DUF3368 domain-containing protein, protein MGISIIGTVGVLVKAKQAGLIPFLKPLLDELQVNGFYLNEDLKVEALKLVEE, encoded by the coding sequence TTGGGTATTTCTATTATTGGCACTGTGGGAGTTTTAGTTAAAGCAAAACAAGCTGGACTAATTCCATTTCTCAAGCCGCTTCTGGATGAATTACAAGTTAATGGATTTTATCTCAATGAGGATTTGAAAGTAGAAGCTTTGAAGTTGGTAGAAGAATAA
- a CDS encoding UPF0175 family protein, whose amino-acid sequence MMNTIELKVNLPPGLSEDEAKLLLAIKLYEVGKVSLGKAAKLAGYSKRSFIEILGKYRVPVFAYSPEELREEVGL is encoded by the coding sequence ATGATGAATACAATCGAGTTAAAAGTGAATCTACCACCGGGCTTATCTGAGGATGAAGCCAAACTACTTTTAGCGATCAAACTATATGAGGTGGGTAAAGTTTCCCTGGGAAAAGCCGCCAAGTTAGCTGGTTATTCTAAGCGAAGTTTTATAGAAATTTTAGGCAAATATCGCGTTCCCGTATTTGCCTATTCTCCCGAAGAATTACGCGAGGAAGTTGGGTTATGA
- a CDS encoding Shedu immune nuclease family protein: protein MQSREFLSEFDDILPFFKQRHQLSALVGSYHAKIIRPDRIAFEYDIFGDLKIDLVVGYSVTNAYCFIEFEDATANSIFVSKAGKSTPEWSPRFERGFNQIVDWFWKLNDFEKTDDFENRFNSRSIDYTGLLIIGRNEHLERREKKRLQWRQKNLVVNYRHITCITFDELYQTLLRRLVQYQFVSQEDN, encoded by the coding sequence ATGCAAAGTCGTGAATTTTTATCCGAATTTGACGATATTCTGCCATTTTTTAAACAACGGCATCAGTTATCCGCCTTAGTGGGTTCTTACCATGCGAAAATTATTCGACCGGATAGAATTGCCTTTGAATACGATATATTTGGAGATTTAAAGATCGATTTAGTGGTGGGATATTCGGTGACAAATGCTTATTGTTTCATAGAATTCGAGGATGCCACTGCCAACAGTATTTTTGTCTCTAAAGCCGGTAAAAGCACTCCAGAATGGTCGCCCCGATTCGAGCGCGGATTTAATCAAATCGTCGATTGGTTTTGGAAGCTAAACGATTTTGAAAAAACCGATGATTTTGAAAATCGATTTAATAGCCGGTCTATTGACTACACCGGATTACTGATTATCGGCAGAAATGAGCATTTGGAACGTCGAGAAAAAAAGAGGTTGCAATGGCGTCAAAAAAACTTAGTTGTGAATTATCGACATATCACCTGTATTACCTTTGATGAGTTATACCAAACTTTATTACGTCGTCTTGTTCAATATCAATTCGTTAGTCAGGAAGATAATTAA
- a CDS encoding WD40 repeat domain-containing protein: MDWTTSLKSQQVDFIARLNHDPTTLLHCPIPGVHSEVVAIADERLKKIWAFCRKTLVESTLPSVAPSMSVRQMLGEQLPLELAIEAIAIILAEKVTKVDPKERQSIKRSLNFCLKDTTGKTQAIFGIQVKVAQDIPQQAQWQINLEEINQNVVVICVLLPKDVKTSDTEHRPILVGFLPTEPIKTAQESATLKLPDLLYMGGLVSYLESLKTEFTSEFTSQPSTADPENSGEWLRPLTSGSSYVYPLAVSADGETIASSSYDGSIKLWRIGDRQLLNALGGQPWSSYPSTGNAAAKIANSNSESNTDESQVGIGKLIRSLPGHSSGVSALAISPDGEILASGDYNGMIALWNLATGELLRKFSGHSGTIKPMIVSPDNRLLATGSTDKILKVWNIETGIMIRSFSLSDPPVAIAISPDGQMIASGSSEGTINIMDLSSGELKHQLTGHAGLVDSLLISADGQTLGSSSTEKTIKLWNLQSGELLNILTGYANPMMALTVKPDGQTLEFTITHRQQPGWH, translated from the coding sequence ATGGACTGGACTACCTCTCTGAAATCTCAACAGGTTGATTTTATTGCTAGACTCAATCACGATCCGACCACATTACTGCATTGTCCAATCCCAGGGGTACATAGCGAGGTAGTGGCGATCGCGGATGAGAGATTAAAAAAAATTTGGGCATTTTGTCGAAAAACCCTGGTGGAATCAACTCTGCCTTCGGTTGCCCCATCCATGTCAGTCCGTCAAATGTTGGGGGAACAATTGCCATTAGAATTAGCCATTGAAGCGATCGCCATCATTCTCGCTGAAAAAGTAACCAAAGTTGACCCCAAAGAACGGCAAAGCATCAAGCGATCTCTCAACTTTTGTTTAAAAGATACCACGGGTAAAACCCAGGCAATTTTTGGCATCCAAGTCAAAGTTGCCCAAGACATCCCCCAACAAGCCCAATGGCAGATTAACCTTGAAGAAATCAACCAAAATGTCGTGGTTATCTGCGTACTACTGCCCAAAGATGTTAAAACCTCTGACACGGAACATCGCCCCATCTTAGTCGGGTTTCTGCCCACAGAACCGATCAAAACTGCTCAAGAGTCTGCAACTTTAAAATTACCCGACTTACTTTATATGGGAGGATTAGTCAGCTATTTAGAAAGCCTGAAAACGGAGTTCACCTCCGAGTTCACCTCCCAGCCATCGACTGCTGACCCAGAGAATTCCGGTGAGTGGCTGCGTCCCCTGACCAGTGGTTCCAGTTATGTGTATCCTTTAGCGGTTAGTGCCGATGGTGAAACGATCGCCAGTAGCAGTTATGACGGCAGCATCAAACTTTGGCGGATCGGCGATCGCCAGCTTTTAAACGCCTTGGGGGGTCAGCCCTGGTCATCCTATCCCAGCACTGGCAATGCAGCGGCGAAAATTGCCAATTCTAATTCTGAAAGCAACACCGATGAGTCCCAAGTCGGAATCGGTAAATTAATCCGTTCTCTCCCCGGTCATAGCAGTGGAGTCAGCGCCTTAGCCATCAGTCCCGACGGTGAGATTCTCGCCAGTGGTGATTACAATGGCATGATTGCTTTATGGAATCTCGCCACCGGAGAACTGCTGCGGAAATTTTCCGGTCATTCCGGCACCATCAAGCCCATGATCGTCAGTCCTGATAATCGCTTACTGGCGACTGGCAGCACGGACAAAATCCTCAAAGTGTGGAACATCGAAACCGGGATTATGATTAGGAGTTTTTCTCTGTCCGATCCACCCGTGGCGATCGCCATCAGTCCTGACGGTCAGATGATTGCCAGTGGTTCTAGTGAAGGGACTATAAACATAATGGATCTCTCCAGCGGGGAGTTGAAACATCAACTCACAGGTCATGCGGGCTTAGTTGATTCTTTATTAATAAGTGCAGATGGCCAAACCCTCGGCAGTAGCAGCACCGAAAAAACCATCAAATTATGGAATTTGCAAAGCGGCGAATTACTCAACATTCTCACAGGTTACGCGAACCCCATGATGGCCTTGACCGTCAAACCAGATGGTCAGACCTTAGAGTTCACCATTACCCATCGCCAGCAACCCGGATGGCATTAG
- a CDS encoding TPM domain-containing protein yields the protein MQQLFPRKLLISLAAFFLAISTWGLFPHNAIAYDNPELLPDQPTPIIDLAKSLTSVQEENLAQELENFEAETGWKLRVLTQYDRTPGRAVKQFWGLDDKSVLLIADPRGGNLLAFNVGDDLYPLLPRTFWIELQTRYGNQFFVRDNGEDQSIIQSLHSVETCLRQGGCKVVPGLPREQWILTMVCSALGGLVMGFAGHPRKPGQVFSWQWALMFSPLWGILFVAFGIGPVVTRTPEWLPLLRNVLAFGVAALVAFLTPVVSRSSSAPEI from the coding sequence ATGCAACAGTTATTTCCGCGAAAACTTTTGATCTCTTTGGCCGCCTTTTTCCTGGCTATCTCCACTTGGGGGCTGTTTCCGCATAATGCGATCGCCTACGATAATCCCGAATTACTCCCAGATCAACCTACCCCAATCATCGATTTAGCCAAATCTCTCACCAGCGTTCAAGAAGAAAATCTCGCCCAAGAACTAGAAAACTTTGAAGCGGAAACCGGCTGGAAACTCCGGGTTTTAACTCAATACGATCGCACCCCTGGACGAGCAGTTAAACAATTTTGGGGCTTAGATGATAAAAGTGTTCTGCTAATTGCCGATCCTCGTGGAGGCAACTTGTTGGCGTTTAATGTCGGCGATGATTTATATCCGCTTTTACCCAGAACCTTTTGGATTGAATTGCAAACTCGTTACGGGAATCAGTTTTTTGTCCGTGATAATGGCGAAGACCAATCGATCATCCAATCTCTGCATTCCGTAGAAACTTGCCTGCGTCAGGGAGGCTGTAAAGTGGTGCCCGGACTACCCCGCGAACAGTGGATCTTGACGATGGTTTGCTCCGCATTAGGCGGCTTGGTGATGGGATTTGCCGGTCATCCTAGAAAACCCGGACAAGTGTTTTCCTGGCAATGGGCGTTAATGTTTTCCCCGTTGTGGGGAATTTTGTTTGTAGCGTTTGGCATTGGCCCGGTGGTGACTCGCACCCCTGAATGGTTGCCACTGTTACGCAATGTCCTCGCTTTCGGAGTCGCCGCTTTAGTCGCTTTCCTCACTCCAGTGGTGTCCCGGTCTTCTTCCGCACCAGAAATCTAG
- a CDS encoding DUF1823 family protein: MSDLPPLNTDTVWDILNDKLDDRTVNRLVWHYLGYRYDEETSQWDASSVDPTWQEYPEPPDFIASRPATVKLTRSIPPENKQLLKEKLGFAGYKVGELVPRLTRRATMANWLLSYMEMEITNSAEN; encoded by the coding sequence ATGTCTGATTTACCACCATTGAATACAGATACGGTTTGGGATATTCTCAACGACAAGCTGGACGATCGCACGGTTAACCGCTTGGTCTGGCACTATCTGGGTTATCGATATGATGAAGAGACGAGTCAGTGGGACGCCAGTAGCGTGGATCCGACCTGGCAAGAATATCCAGAACCCCCTGATTTTATCGCCAGCCGACCCGCTACGGTGAAGTTGACCCGCTCTATTCCCCCAGAAAATAAGCAGTTACTCAAGGAAAAGTTGGGTTTTGCCGGTTATAAAGTCGGTGAATTGGTGCCGCGTTTGACTCGTCGGGCGACGATGGCAAATTGGTTGCTCAGTTATATGGAAATGGAGATCACCAATTCTGCCGAAAATTGA